In Arthrobacter sp. MN05-02, one genomic interval encodes:
- a CDS encoding TetR family transcriptional regulator: protein MKKVGEPAPKDRLLRAAAALLAESNGEPVSTRQITEAARVTAPTLYHHFGDKEGLFDAVVAEGFSEYLDAERGLPTSGQPIEDLRMHWDNHVQFGLDHPHLYLVMFGNIRPERRPSMVASAEAFLEEVLARAAAAARLVVSPREAARSMLAANIGVTLMLIAEPMAKRNLELSAMTREAVISAVATDSEGDPTTDTEGTPSVVVAAIALNAALQSSHPDQLSSSELKLFLEWLQRISSRSGS from the coding sequence ATGAAAAAAGTAGGCGAGCCAGCGCCTAAGGACAGGCTGCTGAGGGCCGCCGCAGCACTGCTTGCGGAGTCCAACGGTGAGCCCGTCTCCACCCGGCAGATCACCGAAGCCGCCCGGGTGACCGCTCCGACCCTGTACCACCACTTCGGTGACAAGGAAGGCCTGTTCGACGCCGTCGTCGCCGAGGGTTTCTCCGAGTACCTCGACGCCGAGAGGGGCCTCCCGACGTCGGGGCAACCGATCGAGGACCTCCGGATGCACTGGGACAACCACGTGCAGTTCGGCCTCGACCATCCGCACCTCTACCTGGTGATGTTCGGCAATATCAGGCCCGAGCGCAGGCCATCCATGGTGGCCAGCGCGGAGGCGTTCCTCGAGGAGGTGCTGGCGCGGGCGGCTGCGGCAGCCCGCCTCGTCGTCTCACCGCGTGAAGCCGCCCGCAGCATGCTCGCCGCCAACATCGGCGTCACGCTCATGCTGATCGCGGAACCCATGGCGAAGCGCAACCTCGAGCTCTCCGCCATGACACGGGAAGCCGTGATCTCGGCCGTGGCCACGGATTCCGAGGGCGACCCCACCACCGACACCGAGGGGACACCCTCCGTGGTCGTAGCGGCGATCGCCCTCAATGCCGCGCTGCAGTCCTCGCACCCCGACCAGCTCTCCAGCTCCGAACTGAAGCTCTTCCTCGAATGGCTTCAGCGCATCTCCAGCAGGTCGGGAAGCTGA
- a CDS encoding hypothetical protein (possible pseudo due to frameshift): MENFAGVGVSPGRVIGPIRHMPKSVGEPPAGERHDTPDAPENAVAALKAASKAVQEELKRRAGIATGDAKAVLQATSLMAADPMLLKSATKLINNGTSPARAVWEEGASVAEMLHNLGGYMAERTADVLDVRSRIVAELRGLPAPGIPSSDTPFILVAEDLAPADTATLDPAVVLALVTSGGGPQSHTAIIARSLGLPAVVAAAGVDDIADGTAVFVDGAAGTITLDPGAEEEAAAEAYKAAAAALTVFDGTGVTADGHEVPLLANVGGAKDAVKAAEAGAQGVGLLRTEFCFLERDTEPTAEEQIEAYKGVFDAFPGKKVVVRTLDAGADKPCPSSPTPANRTRPSASAATGPTSRPRGCWSASSRRSPRPRPRPAPMSGSWRR, from the coding sequence ATGGAGAATTTCGCAGGGGTCGGAGTCAGCCCGGGACGCGTGATCGGTCCGATCCGCCACATGCCGAAGTCGGTCGGCGAACCTCCAGCCGGTGAACGGCACGACACCCCGGACGCGCCCGAGAACGCCGTCGCGGCACTGAAGGCCGCCTCGAAGGCCGTCCAGGAGGAGCTGAAGCGCAGGGCGGGCATCGCCACGGGCGACGCCAAGGCCGTGCTGCAGGCAACCTCGCTGATGGCGGCCGATCCCATGCTGCTGAAGTCCGCGACCAAGCTCATCAACAACGGGACGTCGCCCGCGCGTGCCGTCTGGGAAGAAGGCGCGTCCGTCGCCGAGATGCTCCACAACCTCGGCGGCTACATGGCCGAACGCACCGCCGACGTCCTCGACGTCCGCTCCCGCATCGTGGCCGAGCTGCGCGGACTGCCCGCACCGGGCATCCCGTCGTCGGACACTCCCTTCATCCTCGTCGCCGAGGACCTCGCACCCGCCGATACCGCCACCCTGGATCCGGCCGTCGTCCTCGCCCTCGTCACCTCCGGCGGCGGTCCGCAGTCGCACACTGCCATCATCGCCCGCTCCCTCGGCCTGCCCGCCGTCGTCGCCGCCGCAGGCGTCGACGACATCGCCGACGGCACGGCCGTCTTCGTAGACGGAGCGGCCGGCACCATCACACTCGATCCCGGAGCCGAGGAGGAGGCGGCCGCCGAAGCCTACAAGGCAGCCGCTGCCGCGCTCACGGTGTTCGACGGCACCGGCGTCACCGCCGACGGGCACGAGGTCCCCCTGCTCGCCAACGTCGGCGGAGCGAAGGACGCCGTCAAGGCCGCCGAGGCGGGAGCCCAGGGAGTCGGCCTCCTCCGCACCGAGTTCTGCTTCCTCGAGCGGGACACGGAGCCGACGGCGGAGGAGCAGATCGAGGCGTACAAGGGCGTCTTCGACGCGTTCCCGGGCAAGAAGGTGGTGGTCCGCACCCTGGACGCCGGCGCCGACAAGCCCTGCCCTTCCTCACCGACGCCAGCGAACCGAACCCGGCCCTCGGCGTCCGCGGCTACCGGACCGACCTCACGTCCCCGGGGGTGCTGGAGCGCCAGCTCCAGGCGGTCGCCGAGGCCGCGTCCCAGGCCAGCGCCGATGTCTGGGTCATGGCGCCGATGA
- a CDS encoding hypothetical protein (possible pseudo due to frameshift) yields MLERQLQAVAEAASQASADVWVMAPMISTAEEAADFAKLCSNAGLQTPGVMVEVPSAALMAEAILGEVSFASLGTNDLTQYTMAADRQLGSLAALNNSWQPAVLRMVKLTVEGSVAEGHAKPVGVCGEAAADPALAVVLVGLGVSTLSMTPRALAGVGAVLNSVTLAEAQRIAGIAVAAPTAAEARARARAELPVLESLGL; encoded by the coding sequence GTGCTGGAGCGCCAGCTCCAGGCGGTCGCCGAGGCCGCGTCCCAGGCCAGCGCCGATGTCTGGGTCATGGCGCCGATGATCTCGACGGCCGAGGAGGCGGCCGACTTCGCCAAGCTGTGCAGCAACGCCGGCCTGCAGACCCCGGGCGTCATGGTGGAGGTCCCATCCGCGGCACTGATGGCCGAGGCGATCCTCGGCGAGGTGTCCTTCGCGAGCCTCGGCACCAACGACCTGACGCAGTACACCATGGCGGCGGACCGCCAGCTCGGCTCGCTCGCCGCGCTGAACAACTCCTGGCAGCCTGCCGTGCTGCGCATGGTGAAACTGACGGTGGAGGGTTCCGTAGCTGAAGGGCACGCGAAGCCCGTCGGCGTGTGCGGTGAGGCGGCGGCCGACCCCGCCCTCGCGGTCGTCCTCGTGGGCCTCGGTGTCTCGACGCTGTCCATGACACCGCGAGCGCTCGCGGGCGTCGGCGCGGTCCTCAACAGCGTGACCCTCGCCGAGGCGCAGCGCATCGCGGGCATCGCCGTCGCCGCCCCGACGGCGGCGGAGGCCAGGGCTCGCGCCCGCGCCGAACTGCCCGTCCTCGAGTCCCTGGGGCTGTAG